One region of Gouania willdenowi chromosome 13, fGouWil2.1, whole genome shotgun sequence genomic DNA includes:
- the dusp14 gene encoding dual specificity protein phosphatase 14, which produces MSSRSQSFYHNPHHHHHQHHRTSMVPATVPRMLPESSSLLGGIAQITPNLFLSRGHVASNRSLLLSKGITCVVNATIELPNFNWPHMEYLKVPLADMPHSPLSLYFDSVADKIHSVGRKRGAVLVHCAAGVSRSASLCLAYLMKYHRVSLAEAHAWVKARRPVIRPNGGFWRQLIEYERKLFGRNSVKMVQTPYGVIPDVYERDRRSLPPYWGI; this is translated from the coding sequence ATGAGTTCCCGAAGTCAAAGCTTTTACCACAACccccaccaccatcaccaccagcaCCACCGCACCTCCATGGTGCCGGCCACGGTGCCCAGAATGCTACCTGAAAGTAGCAGCCTGCTGGGAGGAATCGCACAAATCACCCCCAACCTCTTCCTGAGCCGAGGACACGTGGCGTCCAACCGCAGCCTGCTGCTGTCCAAGGGCATCACCTGTGTGGTCAATGCCACCATTGAGCTGCCCAACTTCAACTGGCCCCACATGGAGTATTTGAAGGTCCCGCTGGCCGACATGCCACACTCACCGCTCTCGTTGTACTTTGATAGTGTAGCGGATAAGATCCACAGCGTGGGGCGTAAGCGGGGGGCGGTGCTGGTGCACTGCGCGGCTGGAGTGAGTCGTTCGGCCTCGCTGTGCCTGGCTTATCTCATGAAGTATCATCGCGTGTCTCTGGCTGAGGCGCACGCCTGGGTCAAAGCCCGTCGCCCAGTCATCAGACCTAATGGTGGATTCTGGCGCCAGCTTATTGAGTACGAGAGGAAGCTCTTTGGTAGAAACTCTGTTAAGATGGTGCAGACACCGTACGGAGTCATACCCGATGTTTATGAGAGGGACCGCCGGAGCCTCCCTCCATACTGGGGCATCTAA